The sequence ATAACCACATAAAATCATGCACGAACAGTATCTGCCTCGCGACATTGAAACCGCCGCTCAGCGCCATTGGGCCGAGCACAAATCCTTTGAAGTCACCGAACAAGCCGGTAAAGAAACTTTTTACTGCTTATCAATGTTCCCTTACCCCAGCGGTCGCCTGCATATGGGCCACGTGCGCAACTACACCATTGGTGATGTGATTGCTCGTTATCAGCGCATGCTCGGTAAAAACGTGCTGCAGCCCATGGGTTGGGATGCATTCGGTATGCCGGCAGAGAACGCAGCAATTCAGCATAAAGTTGCCCCAGCCGCTTGGACCTACGAGAACATGGCCTATATGAAGGCGCAGTTCACCCAGCTGGGCCTGGCGATTGATTGGTCGCGCGAGATCACCACTTGCAAGCCTGACTACTACCGTTGGGAGCAGTGGCTGTTCACCCAGCTGTACAAAAAAGGCATCATTTACAAGAAAGTTGGCACAGTCAACTGGGACCCCGTCGATCAAACCGTACTGGCCAATGAGCAAGTGATTGATGGTCGTGGCTGGCGTTCCGATGCGCTGGTAGAAAAGCGCGAAATCCCCATGTACTACTTCAAGATCACCGCCTATGCCGATGAGCTGCTGAGCGGCCTTGATGATATGCCAGGCTGGCCTGAGCAAGTCAAAACCATGCAGCGCAACTGGATCGGTAAAAGTTTCGGTGCCGATATCCTGTTTGATTATGATTTGGATTCAGTTGGCATTGATGGCCAGCTCAAGGTCTACACCACTCGCCCTGATACCCTTATGGGTGCAACCTATGTGGCTGTAGCGGCTGAGCATCCTTTGGCGCAACGTGCGGCCATCGACAACCCAGAACTCACGGCCTTTATTGCTGAGTGTAAAGCCGGCTCTGTAGCTGAAGCCGATATGGCCACCATGGAGAAAAAAGGTCTAGCCACTGGTCAGTTTGTCATTCACCCATTAACCGGTGACAAGCTGCCGGTATACATCGCCAATTATGTACTCTGGGGTTACGGTGAAGGTGCGGTGATGGCGGTTCCTGCTCACGATGAGCGCGATTTTGCCTTTGCCAACAGCTACCAACTGCCGATTCAACAAGTGTTTGCCTCAAACGATGCAAATAACAGTTTTGACGCCAAAGAGTGGCAAGACTGGTACGCCGATAAAGCCAACGTCACCACTGTTAACAGCGGTAAGTACGACGGCTTAAATGTACAAGATGCCTTTGACGGCATTGTCGCCGACTTGGAAGCCAAGCAACACGGCGAGCGTAAAACACAGTTTCGTTTACGTGACTGGGGTATCAGCCGCCAACGCTACTGGGGCTGCCCCATCCCGATTGTGCATTGCCCAAGCTGTGGCGATGTGCCCGTGCCTGAAGATCAGTTACCCGTGGTTTTACCTGAAAACGTGATTCCCGACGGTGCAGGCAATCCCTTAAATAAAATGCCTGAATTTTATCAGTGCACGTGCCCATCCTGTGGTGCGGATGCGCGACGTGAAACCGATACCATGGACACCTTTGTTGAGTCATCTTGGTACTACGCACGCTATGCTTCACCGCACTATGAAGGTGGCTTAGTGGAAAAATCAGCAGCGGATCATTGGTTACCGGTTGATCAATACATCGGTGGTATCGAGCACGCTATTTTGCACCTGCTGTATGCACGCTTCTTCCATAAGCTGATGCGCGACGAAGGTTTGGTGAACAGCAATGAGCCCTTTGCCAAGCTGTTAACGCAAGGCATGGTGATTGCCGATACCTACTACCGCATGCTGCCCAATGGTGCCCGTGAATGGTTTAACCCGGACCAGGTCAACATTGAATCCGACAGCAAAGGCAAAACGCTATCTGCCACGCTGATCAGCGACGGTCAGCCAGTTGTGGTTGGCGGCGTTGAAAAAATGTCGAAATCAAAAAACAACGGTGTTGATCCGCAAGTAATGATCGACGAGTACGGTGCCGACACCTGCCGCTTGTTTATGATGTTCGCTTCACCACCGGATATGAGTTTGGAATGGTCAGATTCGGGTATTGAAGGTGCCAGTCGCTTTATGAAGCGCGTTTGGCGTTTAGCCTATAAGCACGTCAATGCCGGCACGCACGATGGTTTAGATATTGCGTCCTTAACCAATGCACAGAAAGACATTCGCCGCTCGATCCATGCCGTGATTAAGCACGCCAGCCAAGACGTGGGCCAACACCAGAAATTCAACACCGCCATTGCGCAAGTGATGACGCTGATGAACGTACTGGAAAAAGCACCCACTGAAACAGCACAAGATCGCGCCTTGCTGCACGAAGGCATGGAAACTGTCGTACTCTTGCTTGCGCCAATCACACCGCATATTTGTCATGAACTATGGCAACAACTGGGCCACACTACGCCTGTGATTGACGCGCTTTGGCCGCAGGTCGATGAAAGCGCTTTGGTGCAAGACTCACTGAGCATCGTGATTCAAGTCAATGGTAAATTGCGTGGGCATATTGATGTACCAGCAACGGCCAGCCGTGAAGAAATTGAAGCAGCGGCACGCGCCAACGAGAATGTTTTGCGCTACGTCGATGGCCTCAGCATTCGAAAAGTGATTGTTGTTCCGAATAAGTTGGTTAATATTGTTGCCAACTGATTGAGTTGTGCTTTTTTACTCACCCCTGCATAGCCTCCCAACGAGGTTATGCATAGAGGACATACCATGCTAAAACGCTCTATTACTGTACTGGCTCTGGCTTTTTTAATGACCGCTTGTGGTTTCCAACTACGCGGAACCGGCACCACACAAATGGCATTGAACGAACTGAACTTCGCAGCCCGTGATGCGCTCAGCCCACTGGGCAAACAGGTCAAAGAAAGCCTGATCAATAACAATGTTCAGGTTTCGAGCAATGCACCATTCACTCTCTATGTTGGTGCTGAAGAACACAGCCAGCGCACCGCCAGCTATACTGCAGGTACGCGCAGCGCTGAGTACACGCTCACCAGTGCAGCCACCTATGAGCTGCGCTCAGGCAATCTGCCGACACTTATACAAGATCGCGTAGAAGTGCAGCGTACTTATGCGCACAATCAAAACAACGTCACCGGCTCTGGCCAAGAAGCCTCGTTATTGCGTGAGGAAATGCGCCGTGACTTGGTTATGCAAATTATGATGCGCCTGCAAGCAGTGACTCCGGCGCAGTTGCAGGACTTAAAAGATCAAGCACAACGCAAGGTACAAGCCGAAGCCGAAGCGCGTGAAGCAGCGATTCGTGCCCAGCAATTTGATGAGCCGCAACAATCACCGATCACCTTGCCTTAATGGTATAGGGCCTTGTGCAAACAAGGCCCGCCACTTGCCTTATGCGCATTTATCCTGAAAAACTCAGTGGCCAGCTCAAACAAGCCCTACTGCCCATCTATTTAGTCAGCAGCGACGAGCCGTTACTCGCCCAAGAAGCCAGTGATGCGATTCGCAGCGCCTGCCGCCAAGCCGATTACAGCGAGCGCCAAGTCTTTCATGTTGAGCGTGGTTTTGACTGGAATATCATCCGCGAAGCCAATGCCAGCTTGTCGTTGTTTGCAGAAAAGCGCTTACTGGAATTGCGCATCAATTCTGGCAAGCCCGGCGATCAAGGCAGTACCGTTTTGCAGGAATACCTCGCGCGCCCGGCTGAAGATACGGTTTTGCTGATCAACGTACCGCGTCTTGATGCCAGCACGCTCAGAACTAAATGGGCTAAGGCCCTGATGGATAGCCCGTTGTGTGGTTTTGTACAACTGCCCAGCATCACTATTGAGCAACTGCCTGACTGGATGAACCAGCGTTTAGCCCAGCAAGGCCTAAGTGCTGACCCCGAGGCCATTGATTTAATTGTCGCGCGCACCGAAGGCAACTTACTCGCAGCCGTACAAGAGATCGAAAAACTTAAACTGCTTAGCAACAGCAACCATATTGACTTAGCAACCATTCAATCCAGTATTGCCGACAGCGCACGCTATGATGTGTTTGGCTTGGTTGATGCAGCCCTTGACGGCGATACCGAGCGCAGCTTAAGAATTTTAGCGGGACTGCGCGGTGAAGGCGTGGACATCCCTATTATCTTATGGGCATTAGCTCGTGATATTCGCCAACTCACCACTGCCGCACAGCAGCTCAACCAAGGCACCAGCATGGATCGCGCCCTTGCACGGGTTTGGCCAGCAACACGCAAACCCTTATTTAGCAAAGCTATAAAGCGCCTGTCCGGGCAACAATGGCAACAGCTGCTTAAAGACGCCCAGCTGATTGACGAACAAAGCAAAGGTCAGGCCGTTGGTGATGCTTGGATTGGCACCGCTTCTTTATTGCTGAAGATGTCTGGCTCACGTTTGCCTATTTTTCAGCATCAGTAACTGATAGAGGCGAAGCACGGCTGGTTTTTTGCTAAACTGTTGGGCTTGTTAATTGGAGCAGCCGAATGTCGGATATCTACCAGCACCGCGCCCGTAAGCGCTTTGGTCAAAACTTCTTGCACGACACTGGCGTGATTGATCGCATTATTCGCGCGATCTCACCCCGTGCAGGCGATCGACTGCTCGAAATCGGCCCCGGTCAAGGTGCGCTCACTGAAAGTTTAGTCAACAGCGCGGCACAGCTTGACGTGATAGAGATCGACCGCGACTTAGTACAAATCCTCAATACAAAATTTGCCTTGAGCAACAACTTCACCCTGCACGAAGGTGATGCGCTAAAATTTGATTTTAGCCGTCTTGATCCTGCGCCGCGCAGTCTGCGTGTGGTGGGCAACCTGCCCTACAATATTTCCACACCATTGATTTTCCACCTACTCAACAACGCCCACTTAGTCCGTGACATGCACTTTATGCTGCAAAAAGAAGTGGTCGAACGCTTAGCCGCCACACCCGGTGGCCGTGATTGGGGCCGCTTATCAATTATGGTGCAGTACCATTGCCGCGTTGAGCATTTATTTAATGTCGGCCCTGGCTCGTTTAGCCCACCACCCAAAGTGGATTCCGCAATTGTGCGTTTAACCCCGCATGCACAGCTGCCGCATCCAGCCAAAGATGCACGCGCGCTAGACCGCATCGTTCGCGAAGCCTTTAATCAGCGCCGTAAAACCTTGCGCAACACCTTAAAAAACGTCTTACCCGTTGAGGCCATTGAAGCCGCCGGGGTAGATGGCAGCTTGCGTCCCGAACAATTGGATATTGCCGCGTTTGTACGCTTAGCAGACCAGTTCTCCGAGCGCCAAGCTGCAGAATTATCTTGAGAGTTTCTATGACTGATCTGTCTAATACAATTGATATTAATGTGCACACACGCTACCTCGCTGAGCATTCACACCCAGAAGACAACCGTTACGTGTTCGCCTATGACATCACCATCCGTAACAATGGCTCAGAGTCAGCGCAATTATTAAGCCGGCATTGGATCATTACTGATGGCGATGGCAAAACCCAAGAAGTACGCGGTTCAGGCGTGGTCGGCGAGCAGCCTGTGATT comes from Pseudomonas sp. C27(2019) and encodes:
- the leuS gene encoding leucine--tRNA ligase; translated protein: MHEQYLPRDIETAAQRHWAEHKSFEVTEQAGKETFYCLSMFPYPSGRLHMGHVRNYTIGDVIARYQRMLGKNVLQPMGWDAFGMPAENAAIQHKVAPAAWTYENMAYMKAQFTQLGLAIDWSREITTCKPDYYRWEQWLFTQLYKKGIIYKKVGTVNWDPVDQTVLANEQVIDGRGWRSDALVEKREIPMYYFKITAYADELLSGLDDMPGWPEQVKTMQRNWIGKSFGADILFDYDLDSVGIDGQLKVYTTRPDTLMGATYVAVAAEHPLAQRAAIDNPELTAFIAECKAGSVAEADMATMEKKGLATGQFVIHPLTGDKLPVYIANYVLWGYGEGAVMAVPAHDERDFAFANSYQLPIQQVFASNDANNSFDAKEWQDWYADKANVTTVNSGKYDGLNVQDAFDGIVADLEAKQHGERKTQFRLRDWGISRQRYWGCPIPIVHCPSCGDVPVPEDQLPVVLPENVIPDGAGNPLNKMPEFYQCTCPSCGADARRETDTMDTFVESSWYYARYASPHYEGGLVEKSAADHWLPVDQYIGGIEHAILHLLYARFFHKLMRDEGLVNSNEPFAKLLTQGMVIADTYYRMLPNGAREWFNPDQVNIESDSKGKTLSATLISDGQPVVVGGVEKMSKSKNNGVDPQVMIDEYGADTCRLFMMFASPPDMSLEWSDSGIEGASRFMKRVWRLAYKHVNAGTHDGLDIASLTNAQKDIRRSIHAVIKHASQDVGQHQKFNTAIAQVMTLMNVLEKAPTETAQDRALLHEGMETVVLLLAPITPHICHELWQQLGHTTPVIDALWPQVDESALVQDSLSIVIQVNGKLRGHIDVPATASREEIEAAARANENVLRYVDGLSIRKVIVVPNKLVNIVAN
- the lptE gene encoding LPS assembly lipoprotein LptE produces the protein MLKRSITVLALAFLMTACGFQLRGTGTTQMALNELNFAARDALSPLGKQVKESLINNNVQVSSNAPFTLYVGAEEHSQRTASYTAGTRSAEYTLTSAATYELRSGNLPTLIQDRVEVQRTYAHNQNNVTGSGQEASLLREEMRRDLVMQIMMRLQAVTPAQLQDLKDQAQRKVQAEAEAREAAIRAQQFDEPQQSPITLP
- the holA gene encoding DNA polymerase III subunit delta; its protein translation is MRIYPEKLSGQLKQALLPIYLVSSDEPLLAQEASDAIRSACRQADYSERQVFHVERGFDWNIIREANASLSLFAEKRLLELRINSGKPGDQGSTVLQEYLARPAEDTVLLINVPRLDASTLRTKWAKALMDSPLCGFVQLPSITIEQLPDWMNQRLAQQGLSADPEAIDLIVARTEGNLLAAVQEIEKLKLLSNSNHIDLATIQSSIADSARYDVFGLVDAALDGDTERSLRILAGLRGEGVDIPIILWALARDIRQLTTAAQQLNQGTSMDRALARVWPATRKPLFSKAIKRLSGQQWQQLLKDAQLIDEQSKGQAVGDAWIGTASLLLKMSGSRLPIFQHQ
- the rsmA gene encoding 16S rRNA (adenine(1518)-N(6)/adenine(1519)-N(6))-dimethyltransferase RsmA, encoding MSDIYQHRARKRFGQNFLHDTGVIDRIIRAISPRAGDRLLEIGPGQGALTESLVNSAAQLDVIEIDRDLVQILNTKFALSNNFTLHEGDALKFDFSRLDPAPRSLRVVGNLPYNISTPLIFHLLNNAHLVRDMHFMLQKEVVERLAATPGGRDWGRLSIMVQYHCRVEHLFNVGPGSFSPPPKVDSAIVRLTPHAQLPHPAKDARALDRIVREAFNQRRKTLRNTLKNVLPVEAIEAAGVDGSLRPEQLDIAAFVRLADQFSERQAAELS
- the apaG gene encoding Co2+/Mg2+ efflux protein ApaG, which gives rise to MTDLSNTIDINVHTRYLAEHSHPEDNRYVFAYDITIRNNGSESAQLLSRHWIITDGDGKTQEVRGSGVVGEQPVIDADDEYSYSSGTLMATAVGSMQGSFTMRSEDGEEFEAPIAPFSLAVPGALH